The following proteins are encoded in a genomic region of [Eubacterium] hominis:
- a CDS encoding collagen-like protein, with protein sequence MNFDDAYYDENASQCCEPCAVRNDDYCGCCRGPRGFRGATGATGATGATGATGPGVGATGPTGNTGATGATGPTGADGATGPTGPRGSTGATGATGASGITGATGATGANGATGPTGVQGIQGNIGPTGATGNTGATGIQGATGPTGARGNTGADGLPGITGATGATGVTGATGATGPTGATGSTGADGNTGATGPAGLIGPTGATGLAGEIGPTGNTGATGPTGLTGSTGATGATGLTGATGPTGNTGSTGLTGDTGPTGATGLTGATGPTGNTGATGLDGATGPTGITGATGITGATGATGATGPAGAGGGLLAYGGKYNATPQTLSLIVGSATTLPLPVTMPANNVTTSTVNALTINETGVYEINYMFNASASLGAAVTLAVRRNGAAIASTQETHLLAVGIESIYSGSVIESLNAGDVITMTVSALLALTLTLGTGVSVTLTVKRLDDAGIE encoded by the coding sequence ATGAATTTTGATGATGCATATTATGATGAAAATGCTTCGCAATGTTGTGAACCATGTGCAGTACGTAATGATGATTATTGCGGCTGTTGTCGAGGACCAAGAGGATTTCGAGGAGCAACAGGTGCCACAGGAGCAACCGGTGCGACTGGCGCAACGGGACCTGGTGTAGGTGCTACGGGGCCTACAGGAAACACTGGTGCCACTGGAGCGACTGGGCCTACGGGAGCTGATGGAGCAACGGGACCAACAGGGCCTAGAGGAAGCACGGGTGCAACTGGTGCCACTGGAGCTTCTGGTATCACTGGGGCAACAGGGGCAACGGGCGCAAATGGTGCGACTGGGCCTACGGGTGTTCAAGGAATTCAGGGTAACATTGGACCAACGGGTGCCACAGGTAATACTGGGGCGACTGGTATCCAAGGTGCCACGGGTCCAACGGGGGCTAGAGGAAATACCGGCGCAGATGGTTTGCCAGGAATCACGGGTGCAACAGGGGCAACCGGAGTAACGGGAGCAACTGGTGCCACAGGACCAACAGGTGCCACAGGTAGTACAGGGGCAGATGGCAATACTGGGGCAACAGGACCAGCTGGCTTAATTGGGCCTACAGGTGCCACAGGGCTTGCGGGTGAAATCGGGCCTACCGGAAACACGGGCGCAACGGGGCCTACTGGACTTACAGGTAGTACAGGGGCAACCGGTGCCACTGGTTTAACAGGTGCCACAGGGCCTACAGGTAATACTGGATCTACCGGATTAACTGGTGATACAGGACCAACAGGTGCCACTGGTTTAACGGGAGCGACAGGCCCTACTGGAAATACTGGGGCGACTGGTTTAGATGGGGCAACAGGGCCTACAGGCATCACAGGTGCTACAGGAATTACGGGTGCAACAGGTGCCACAGGTGCTACTGGGCCGGCAGGAGCAGGTGGTGGTTTATTGGCATATGGTGGAAAATACAATGCTACACCACAGACCTTAAGTCTGATTGTTGGTTCTGCTACAACCCTTCCATTACCTGTGACGATGCCAGCAAACAATGTAACAACATCAACTGTGAATGCCTTAACCATCAACGAAACCGGAGTTTATGAAATCAACTACATGTTTAATGCATCTGCTTCTTTAGGGGCGGCAGTTACTTTAGCTGTAAGAAGAAATGGTGCTGCCATTGCCAGTACACAGGAAACACATTTACTTGCTGTGGGTATAGAATCCATTTACTCTGGCAGTGTTATTGAAAGCTTGAATGCAGGAGATGTCATTACGATGACTGTTTCTGCCTTATTAGCATTAACATTAACGCTGGGAACAGGTGTAAGTGTCACCTTAACAGTAAAGCGATTAGATGATGCAGGCATAGAATAA
- the thiC gene encoding phosphomethylpyrimidine synthase ThiC — translation MEYTTQMNAARNNVITKEMKAVAAYEQMDVEEVRDYVAKGQIVIPANKNHTCLKPYGIGRMLKTKINVNLGTSKDCLDLDMEMEKVKSAVNMGAEAIMDLSSFGDTQTFRRKLTKECPAILGTVPIYDAVVYYNKALKDITTQEWMDVFRMHAEDGVDFMTIHCGINKRTAQRFKDNKRITNIVSRGGSIIFAWMEITGNENPFYERFDEVLDICQKYDVTLSLGDACRPGCIEDGSDISQIEELVTLGELTKRAWEKDVQVMIEGPGHMPLNQIQANMEIQNTICKGAPFYVLGPIVTDVAPGYDHITAAIGGAIAATYGASFLCYVTPAEHLRLPDVNDVKEGIIASKIAAHAADVAKGVKGAIDWDHKMAMARRNLDWETMFETAIDPEKARRYRKDSTPEREDTCTMCGKMCAIRNMNKILNGENVDIMEEE, via the coding sequence ATGGAATACACAACACAAATGAACGCTGCTAGAAACAACGTGATCACAAAAGAAATGAAAGCTGTCGCAGCCTATGAACAGATGGATGTAGAAGAGGTACGCGATTATGTTGCGAAAGGACAAATTGTCATTCCGGCAAATAAAAACCATACCTGTTTAAAACCTTATGGGATTGGCAGAATGCTAAAAACAAAAATTAATGTTAATCTGGGCACAAGTAAAGACTGTTTAGATTTGGATATGGAAATGGAAAAAGTCAAAAGTGCCGTAAACATGGGCGCAGAAGCTATCATGGATTTAAGCTCTTTTGGGGATACACAAACATTTAGAAGAAAGCTGACAAAAGAATGTCCAGCAATATTAGGAACTGTGCCAATTTATGATGCAGTCGTTTACTACAATAAGGCATTAAAAGATATCACAACACAGGAATGGATGGATGTATTTCGTATGCATGCAGAAGATGGTGTAGATTTTATGACTATCCATTGTGGAATAAACAAACGTACAGCACAACGCTTTAAAGACAATAAACGTATCACAAACATTGTATCCAGAGGCGGCTCTATCATTTTCGCATGGATGGAAATTACAGGAAATGAAAATCCATTCTATGAACGATTTGATGAAGTGCTGGATATCTGCCAGAAATATGATGTTACTTTAAGTTTAGGCGATGCATGTCGCCCTGGCTGTATTGAAGATGGTTCTGATATTTCTCAGATCGAAGAACTTGTGACATTAGGGGAACTAACAAAACGGGCATGGGAAAAAGATGTTCAGGTCATGATTGAAGGACCAGGTCATATGCCTTTAAATCAGATTCAGGCAAATATGGAAATTCAGAATACCATTTGTAAAGGCGCACCATTCTACGTATTAGGACCTATTGTTACAGATGTTGCACCAGGTTATGATCATATCACGGCAGCGATTGGTGGTGCCATTGCGGCTACTTATGGTGCAAGTTTCCTATGTTATGTAACACCGGCTGAACACCTGCGTCTACCAGATGTGAATGATGTAAAAGAAGGTATTATCGCAAGTAAAATCGCAGCACATGCGGCAGATGTTGCCAAAGGTGTTAAAGGTGCGATTGACTGGGATCACAAGATGGCAATGGCAAGAAGAAATCTGGATTGGGAAACCATGTTTGAAACAGCGATTGATCCTGAAAAAGCAAGACGATATCGTAAAGACAGCACACCAGAAAGAGAAGATACATGTACAATGTGTGGAAAAATGTGTGCAATTCGTAATATGAATAAGATACTAAATGGGGAAAACGTGGATATCATGGAAGAAGAATAA
- a CDS encoding putative DNA binding domain-containing protein encodes MSIPITIDSLMERNIVEWARIEFKEGWNPDTTLKTISAFANDIDNWGGGYIIIGIEEKNGVIKRPIKGLNPDSIDSIQKSILQFCKYIRPVYIPVTQPVYYENALLLLIWVPGGYERPYQCPKVPTSKNSEKLYYIRKLSSTIVASNADVKELISLSHNVPFDDRMNMNAEISDLKREIIKDYLREVESSLIETVDTMELEKLANDLRIANGPKEYYRPLNVGLLFFNDAPERFFPYTQIEVVNIPDPTGQGMEERIFKGPIHQQLKSALAYIKNNVIAEKVFKVEDKAEAERYTNYSYSAIEEFLSNAVYHKSYQINEPVTVRIEKESIEITNAPGPDRSISDKDIKTFHMRTRRYRNRRIGDFLKELHLIEGRNTGIPTALKAIKANKSPLPIFLTDKERSFFSVILPIHETFKERKSDALDNGVQIAKTKRTREELEKAILKELGTDIMSLKELYKSLGYTGNPSKTFKECINDLITKKKISKTTISRTIFLERKKQ; translated from the coding sequence ATGTCAATACCAATTACAATTGATTCTTTAATGGAGAGAAATATTGTTGAATGGGCCAGGATTGAATTTAAGGAAGGCTGGAATCCAGACACAACCTTAAAAACTATAAGTGCATTTGCTAATGATATAGATAATTGGGGTGGAGGCTATATTATTATAGGAATTGAAGAAAAAAATGGTGTAATTAAAAGACCAATTAAAGGATTGAATCCAGATTCTATTGATTCAATTCAAAAAAGTATTTTACAATTTTGTAAATATATAAGACCTGTTTATATTCCTGTCACGCAACCAGTCTATTATGAAAATGCTTTGCTTTTACTTATTTGGGTACCTGGTGGTTATGAAAGACCATACCAATGTCCCAAAGTTCCTACATCAAAAAACAGTGAAAAATTATATTATATTAGAAAATTATCTAGTACAATTGTTGCTTCTAATGCTGATGTAAAAGAATTAATATCATTATCCCATAACGTTCCCTTTGATGATCGTATGAATATGAATGCTGAGATAAGCGATTTAAAACGTGAAATTATTAAAGACTATTTAAGAGAAGTAGAAAGTTCTTTAATAGAAACGGTTGATACTATGGAATTAGAGAAGTTAGCAAATGATTTGAGAATTGCAAACGGGCCTAAAGAGTATTATAGACCCTTAAATGTTGGCTTGTTATTTTTTAATGATGCACCAGAGAGATTTTTTCCCTATACACAAATCGAGGTAGTAAACATACCTGATCCAACAGGACAAGGTATGGAGGAAAGGATTTTTAAAGGACCAATACATCAACAATTAAAAAGTGCTTTGGCATACATAAAAAATAATGTTATTGCTGAAAAGGTGTTTAAGGTTGAAGATAAAGCTGAAGCAGAACGATATACCAATTATAGCTACTCAGCGATTGAAGAATTTCTTTCAAATGCAGTATATCATAAATCATATCAAATAAATGAACCGGTTACTGTGAGGATTGAAAAAGAATCGATTGAAATAACAAATGCTCCTGGTCCCGATAGGTCAATTAGTGATAAAGACATAAAAACATTTCATATGCGAACACGTAGATATCGAAATAGGCGAATAGGAGATTTTTTAAAGGAATTGCATTTGATTGAGGGAAGAAATACTGGTATTCCTACAGCATTAAAGGCGATAAAAGCGAATAAATCGCCATTGCCGATTTTCCTAACCGATAAAGAACGATCATTTTTTTCCGTGATTTTACCAATACATGAAACTTTTAAAGAAAGAAAATCGGATGCTTTAGATAATGGTGTGCAAATTGCAAAAACGAAAAGAACCAGAGAAGAATTAGAAAAAGCAATATTAAAAGAATTAGGTACGGATATTATGTCTTTAAAAGAACTTTATAAGAGTTTAGGATATACAGGAAATCCATCAAAAACATTTAAAGAATGTATTAATGATTTAATTACGAAAAAAAAGATATCAAAAACTACTATTTCAAGAACAATATTTTTAGAACGAAAAAAGCAATGA
- a CDS encoding diguanylate cyclase has translation MGKQQYKDFQEGVFVINEDYHIVYMDEGIKYNFPLCRMGEQCFSSLRMQHTPCRDCPIHLNHLIRTQTTSNFMLYYPELKRWLIYNMIHVQWPKEGNCVLISLKSVLNAQHIVNLKMNKEANYEEAFELNLKKHTYTSLYLEEDNKIATEGNLDNFIQTICYKSIHPHDQKEFMDFFYLATMNQRLEHMGFINKEFRVLYNKDEYRWMSFYITPVTKLLEQQMCLLFVIDAERQYVVEQTTAENALYQMLDPLTGLYNASTFHKMVRERLKEEKDQSYGIVNIDIEHFKLFNDWYGTEEGDKLLIYIAEKIKSKTGTCRGIGARFGGDDFMMLLPEKYCNVKVIEKEIFAWMQGYASDVKFLPTGGIYIIEDHDISVTLMCDRATLALNSVKGNYATRVAFYNGTMKQKLENEQEILFGVKHGLENEEFEVYYQPQCNARTNKIIGAEALVRWNHPQKGMLAPLSFIPILESSGFISKLDYYVWEHVCKLLHERIKANLEVVPISVNVSRMDIYQYHITEVFLELIKKYELPANILEIEITESAYTENYDSLIESVTELRKAGFIVLMDDFGSGYSSLNMLKDMEVDVLKIDMKFLEMNEISEMKGSGILESIVQMGKWLGLRLIAEGVETQKQIENLLSLDCEYVQGYYYYKPMSTKDFISLLNQKDKIDTRGILAKKLPTIQLDDLFHKDITSEAMLNNLLGGIALYELIDGDKLEIRMVNNTYYHITGCNSVDLNERKENILKQIHPDDVPMVMEIFHNAEKSPMLGASGVFRRYRLNGELMWMHMRLFFLRTQGNSKLFYGAISDYSEMVNLKNGMLRLLDTIPGDVLEFKVKDNKIVSRHVVCAGLAAQHGYDKAEYRELIAVDGSHTLIYEEDRKRVMDIMTNPMKWAEHEGIEFRDVAKDGSILWLEISVHYAGSEEGVDIYDTLCTDVTAIKKQEKELLDSQNVLQSILGISNAKGSKVSLAMKNKEYAAYLFANSMSGGIIAGYCDEGFTLYFANDEIISLLGFDSYQDFYDGINGKLMNTIYIEDRNRVKRDIGDNFYEGYEYTVNYRMVRKNNSLLWVINRGRVIKAENDQLAVISYCIDISEKMNTQMELRKAQEDINLLNSLVPGGYHQCYDKPDFPIKHVSDRFLDMIGYTKEELELNFDNKYINLIYPADRELMRETVRYSRGNQGLFTGEYRLYTANGIIWVRDQTRIIIEDNECFFAGIIEDITDIINMKQKLETIVANTPGDVFCIENNEIYFYSFNLSKTMGYSHEEYKQQIIETKGTCFTDPRDKKMVHEAIFNARKTKQDIDLMFRSITKNKETRYIHMIAMNRGLYEGDLLYYGIMMDATALINKEQELNITQQMYESIIHQANLSVWEYEAKRDILTINEDGLKQICTMNPNNAVKNYNNYILSDFLKRDYNRYSGCKSLELLKNKILKHKFNEEIIEVMLFSNLHRWVKLTCEPIFDENGELIKVIGYLQNISKQVEKETLAKEEKKYAQFDSLTGIYNRRMGELMMRNALALCSSKQKYALMMIDLDDFKQINDQYGHLQGDRVLREIASVIMTHMGNGDIFCRYGGDEFLVLMKYQQLDAIKQKINAIQNSLAKCCTLQGNENVYISIGVATAPMHGMNLQVLYEKADKALYRAKLNGKNQYYIYAE, from the coding sequence ATGGGTAAGCAGCAGTACAAGGATTTTCAAGAGGGTGTTTTTGTAATCAATGAAGATTACCATATCGTGTATATGGATGAGGGGATAAAATATAATTTTCCTCTTTGTAGAATGGGGGAACAATGCTTTAGCTCTTTACGTATGCAGCATACGCCTTGTCGGGATTGTCCAATTCATCTAAATCATCTCATTCGTACACAGACAACCAGTAATTTTATGTTGTACTATCCTGAATTAAAACGCTGGCTGATCTATAATATGATTCATGTACAATGGCCAAAAGAGGGGAACTGTGTTTTAATCTCGTTAAAATCCGTATTAAATGCACAGCATATCGTAAATCTGAAAATGAATAAAGAAGCCAATTACGAGGAAGCTTTTGAATTAAATTTAAAGAAGCATACATATACGTCTTTATATTTAGAAGAAGATAATAAAATCGCTACGGAAGGAAATCTGGATAACTTTATTCAGACGATATGCTATAAATCTATACATCCACATGACCAAAAGGAGTTTATGGACTTTTTTTATCTTGCCACAATGAACCAGCGCTTAGAACATATGGGCTTTATCAATAAAGAATTCCGTGTTTTATACAATAAAGATGAATATCGCTGGATGTCTTTTTATATCACACCGGTGACAAAGCTGTTAGAACAACAGATGTGCTTATTATTTGTGATTGATGCGGAAAGGCAATATGTCGTTGAACAAACAACTGCAGAAAATGCTTTATATCAGATGCTAGATCCATTAACAGGTCTTTATAATGCATCTACATTTCACAAAATGGTAAGAGAACGTTTAAAAGAAGAAAAAGATCAATCCTATGGTATCGTGAATATCGATATTGAACATTTCAAATTATTCAACGATTGGTATGGTACAGAAGAAGGCGATAAGCTGTTGATTTATATCGCAGAAAAAATTAAAAGTAAAACAGGAACCTGTCGTGGAATTGGGGCACGCTTTGGCGGCGATGATTTTATGATGTTACTGCCTGAAAAATATTGTAATGTGAAAGTGATAGAAAAAGAAATCTTTGCATGGATGCAGGGATATGCAAGTGATGTAAAATTCCTTCCTACAGGTGGCATCTATATCATCGAAGATCATGATATATCTGTCACATTAATGTGTGATCGGGCTACTTTGGCATTGAACAGTGTTAAAGGCAATTATGCAACACGTGTAGCTTTTTATAATGGAACGATGAAACAGAAACTAGAAAATGAACAAGAGATTTTGTTTGGGGTAAAACATGGCTTAGAAAATGAAGAATTTGAAGTCTATTATCAGCCGCAATGTAATGCAAGAACCAATAAAATCATTGGTGCGGAAGCCTTAGTCAGATGGAATCATCCTCAAAAAGGAATGCTTGCGCCATTATCATTTATTCCAATATTAGAATCCAGCGGCTTTATATCCAAGCTGGACTATTATGTGTGGGAACATGTCTGTAAGCTGCTGCATGAGCGTATCAAGGCTAATCTGGAAGTAGTGCCAATATCTGTCAATGTTTCCCGTATGGATATTTATCAATATCATATTACGGAAGTATTTTTAGAATTAATAAAAAAATATGAATTGCCAGCCAATATTTTAGAAATAGAAATAACAGAAAGTGCATATACAGAGAATTATGATTCTCTGATTGAATCAGTGACAGAATTAAGAAAAGCAGGCTTCATTGTATTAATGGATGATTTTGGCAGTGGTTATTCTTCCTTGAATATGTTGAAGGATATGGAAGTAGATGTCTTAAAAATTGATATGAAATTTTTGGAGATGAATGAAATTAGTGAAATGAAAGGTTCTGGCATATTGGAATCTATCGTTCAAATGGGAAAATGGCTTGGTCTACGTTTAATTGCAGAGGGTGTGGAAACACAAAAACAAATTGAGAATCTATTAAGTTTGGATTGTGAATATGTACAAGGCTATTATTACTATAAACCTATGTCTACCAAAGATTTTATCAGCTTATTAAATCAAAAAGATAAAATAGATACACGTGGCATATTAGCAAAGAAGCTGCCTACGATACAGCTGGATGATCTGTTTCATAAGGATATTACCAGCGAAGCGATGTTAAATAATTTACTGGGTGGTATTGCTTTATATGAACTGATTGATGGAGATAAGCTGGAAATTCGTATGGTCAATAATACGTATTATCATATTACCGGTTGTAATTCCGTTGATTTAAATGAACGGAAAGAAAATATCTTAAAACAGATTCATCCTGATGATGTGCCAATGGTGATGGAAATATTCCATAATGCGGAAAAATCACCAATGCTGGGCGCAAGCGGCGTATTCCGCCGTTATCGCTTAAATGGTGAACTCATGTGGATGCATATGCGCTTATTCTTCCTGCGTACCCAGGGCAACAGTAAGTTATTTTATGGTGCAATCTCTGATTACAGTGAAATGGTAAATCTGAAAAATGGAATGCTGCGTCTTTTAGATACGATTCCAGGCGATGTGCTTGAATTCAAAGTCAAAGACAATAAGATTGTTTCCCGTCATGTGGTATGTGCGGGCTTAGCAGCGCAACATGGCTATGACAAAGCAGAGTATCGAGAACTGATTGCGGTAGATGGCAGTCATACCCTGATTTATGAAGAAGATCGTAAACGGGTAATGGATATCATGACAAACCCTATGAAATGGGCGGAACATGAAGGCATAGAATTTAGAGATGTCGCAAAAGATGGAAGTATTCTATGGCTGGAAATCAGTGTACACTATGCTGGCTCTGAAGAAGGTGTGGATATCTATGATACCCTGTGTACAGATGTGACAGCCATTAAGAAGCAGGAAAAAGAACTGTTGGATTCACAAAATGTACTTCAAAGTATTCTGGGTATTTCCAATGCAAAAGGCTCTAAAGTATCCTTAGCAATGAAAAATAAAGAATATGCAGCTTATCTGTTCGCAAATTCTATGAGTGGTGGTATTATCGCTGGTTATTGTGATGAAGGCTTTACCCTGTATTTCGCAAATGATGAAATCATCAGTTTACTGGGATTTGATTCTTATCAGGATTTTTATGATGGGATCAATGGTAAATTAATGAACACAATCTATATAGAAGATCGCAACCGAGTAAAAAGAGATATTGGGGATAACTTTTATGAGGGCTACGAATATACAGTAAACTATCGTATGGTACGTAAAAACAATTCCTTATTATGGGTCATTAACAGAGGAAGGGTGATTAAGGCTGAAAATGATCAGCTTGCGGTAATTTCTTATTGTATCGATATCAGTGAAAAAATGAATACACAGATGGAATTAAGAAAAGCCCAGGAGGATATCAACCTTTTAAATTCTCTGGTACCAGGAGGCTATCATCAATGTTACGATAAACCAGATTTTCCAATTAAACATGTATCTGATCGATTCCTTGATATGATTGGATACACCAAAGAAGAACTGGAGCTAAACTTTGATAATAAATACATCAACCTGATATATCCTGCCGATCGAGAGCTCATGCGTGAAACAGTACGTTACTCTCGTGGCAATCAAGGATTATTTACGGGAGAATACCGATTATATACAGCCAATGGAATTATCTGGGTGCGTGATCAAACACGGATCATCATAGAAGATAACGAATGTTTCTTTGCAGGTATCATTGAAGATATCACAGACATTATCAATATGAAACAGAAACTGGAAACCATTGTCGCAAATACACCGGGAGATGTTTTCTGTATAGAGAATAACGAAATATATTTCTATAGTTTTAACCTTTCAAAAACAATGGGTTATTCCCATGAAGAGTATAAACAGCAGATCATAGAAACCAAAGGTACCTGCTTTACAGATCCAAGAGATAAAAAGATGGTTCATGAAGCCATTTTCAACGCAAGAAAAACCAAACAGGATATTGATCTGATGTTTCGCAGTATCACGAAAAACAAAGAAACCCGCTATATTCATATGATTGCGATGAACAGAGGATTATATGAAGGAGATCTTTTGTATTATGGAATTATGATGGATGCGACAGCACTTATCAATAAGGAACAAGAATTAAATATTACCCAGCAGATGTATGAAAGCATTATCCATCAGGCAAATCTAAGTGTTTGGGAATATGAAGCAAAACGAGATATTCTGACAATCAATGAAGATGGATTAAAACAAATCTGTACAATGAATCCCAATAACGCAGTAAAGAACTATAATAACTATATACTGAGTGATTTCTTAAAACGTGATTATAATCGATATTCTGGATGTAAAAGCCTGGAATTGTTGAAAAATAAAATCTTAAAACATAAATTCAACGAAGAAATTATTGAAGTCATGTTATTTAGCAATCTTCATCGCTGGGTAAAATTAACCTGTGAGCCTATCTTTGATGAAAATGGTGAATTGATCAAAGTAATAGGATATCTTCAAAATATCAGTAAACAGGTAGAAAAGGAAACACTGGCAAAAGAAGAAAAGAAATATGCACAGTTTGATTCTTTGACAGGTATTTATAATCGTCGTATGGGTGAATTAATGATGCGTAATGCACTTGCGTTATGCAGCAGTAAGCAGAAATATGCATTGATGATGATTGATCTTGATGATTTCAAACAAATCAACGACCAATATGGACATTTACAGGGAGATCGTGTATTACGTGAAATCGCCTCCGTGATTATGACGCATATGGGTAATGGAGATATCTTCTGCCGTTATGGTGGAGATGAATTCTTAGTTCTGATGAAATATCAACAATTAGATGCCATCAAACAAAAAATCAATGCTATTCAAAACAGTCTTGCGAAATGCTGTACCCTTCAGGGAAATGAAAATGTTTATATATCCATTGGCGTTGCCACAGCACCAATGCATGGAATGAATCTGCAAGTCTTATATGAGAAAGCAGATAAAGCTTTATATCGTGCAAAATTAAATGGAAAGAATCAATATTATATTTACGCAGAATAG
- a CDS encoding diguanylate cyclase: MQKLFTRYISIVIMISSVIISIIAWQSLESIEIVTAENTMKQRLTQLCEKFDSNKNELETLTNNLHKDYLTRAYAFAYIVQKNPEVINSLSELEKIKDLLQVDELHVIDKNGILIAGSIPKYIGMDFRSTKQTSEFLQILDHKTDELIQKIQPNGAEKKVFQYIGVRRQDEEGIIQIGISPTTLLEAQKRNEISYVLDNLQLGHDLNIVCVNKDNEKIAYTGMDEKEASTWKLTYDAHEQFNDGGTYTWNNEKHYVMSTTYDDMAIFAMMPQHEVFADRNSQMGIIVICMVVVSIITILVLNLLIKKNITNGIKELSSNLHRISNGELDTVVSVDTTPEFQQISSDINKMVQSILNTTVKVSKIIDIIDMPIGVFEMRKEGDIVLVNDRLKHIMLWSDEEAEAYFKDKALFLSKLKEITNHEQLDDAYRIHKSPELWVRLYFSSDDDSFYGIITDVTKEIKEKKNIEYQRDHDNLTGLNNMHHFKEMISRITYQKHHQQALIMLDLDHFKNINDTFGHDWGDIYLQKIAMALNALENDHCITARRSGDEFCIFFYHFENQAMIREIMHQFYHDLSMKLITFPDGTKKAISISAGLSWCNQNDTIDVWLKQADIALYDSKHRKRGALSEFKEDGLCK, translated from the coding sequence ATGCAGAAACTGTTTACACGTTATATCAGTATTGTAATTATGATTTCCAGTGTGATCATCTCGATCATCGCATGGCAGTCTTTAGAAAGTATCGAAATCGTTACAGCTGAAAATACCATGAAACAGCGTTTAACTCAGTTATGTGAAAAATTTGACAGCAACAAGAATGAACTGGAAACTTTAACAAATAATCTACATAAAGATTATCTTACCCGTGCGTATGCTTTTGCCTATATCGTTCAAAAAAATCCTGAGGTCATTAACAGTTTATCGGAATTAGAAAAAATCAAAGATTTACTTCAGGTGGATGAATTACATGTCATAGATAAAAACGGAATTCTGATAGCAGGAAGCATTCCAAAATATATCGGGATGGATTTTCGCAGTACCAAGCAAACAAGTGAATTTCTTCAGATATTAGATCATAAAACAGATGAGTTAATCCAAAAGATACAGCCCAATGGCGCTGAAAAGAAAGTCTTTCAATATATCGGTGTTAGACGACAGGATGAAGAAGGAATCATACAGATTGGGATATCTCCTACCACATTGCTGGAAGCACAAAAGCGTAATGAAATCTCTTATGTTCTTGACAATCTACAATTAGGACATGATTTGAATATCGTTTGCGTAAATAAAGATAATGAAAAAATTGCTTATACTGGAATGGATGAAAAAGAAGCCTCCACATGGAAGCTTACTTATGACGCACATGAACAATTCAATGATGGAGGTACCTATACATGGAATAATGAAAAACATTATGTTATGAGTACCACTTATGATGATATGGCAATTTTTGCGATGATGCCCCAACATGAAGTATTTGCGGACAGAAACTCTCAAATGGGGATCATTGTTATTTGTATGGTTGTTGTTTCTATCATTACCATCCTTGTATTAAATTTATTGATAAAAAAGAATATTACTAATGGAATTAAAGAATTATCCTCAAACCTTCACCGTATCAGTAATGGTGAACTGGATACCGTAGTCAGCGTTGATACCACACCAGAATTTCAACAGATCAGCAGTGATATCAATAAAATGGTACAAAGTATTTTGAATACCACCGTCAAAGTATCAAAAATCATTGATATCATTGATATGCCTATCGGTGTTTTTGAAATGCGAAAAGAAGGCGACATCGTGCTTGTGAACGATCGTTTGAAGCATATTATGTTGTGGAGTGATGAAGAAGCTGAAGCATACTTTAAAGATAAGGCACTCTTTTTATCAAAGCTGAAAGAAATCACAAACCATGAACAACTGGATGATGCTTATCGTATACATAAATCTCCAGAGCTTTGGGTCAGATTGTATTTCAGCAGTGATGATGACAGCTTCTATGGGATTATTACGGATGTGACAAAAGAAATCAAAGAAAAGAAAAATATCGAATATCAGCGTGATCATGATAATCTAACAGGATTAAATAATATGCATCATTTTAAAGAAATGATTTCACGTATTACGTATCAAAAGCACCATCAACAAGCACTTATTATGCTGGATTTGGATCATTTCAAAAATATCAATGATACCTTTGGACATGATTGGGGCGATATTTATTTACAAAAAATTGCTATGGCATTGAATGCATTAGAGAATGATCACTGCATAACTGCACGTCGTTCGGGAGATGAATTCTGTATCTTCTTTTATCATTTTGAGAATCAGGCAATGATTCGAGAAATTATGCATCAATTCTATCATGATTTATCTATGAAACTGATTACCTTTCCTGATGGCACAAAAAAAGCAATCAGTATTTCCGCAGGACTGTCCTGGTGTAATCAAAACGATACGATAGATGTATGGTTAAAACAGGCAGATATTGCTTTATATGATTCTAAGCATCGAAAACGCGGGGCATTAAGTGAATTCAAAGAAGATGGTCTTTGCAAGTAG